Sequence from the Bacillus thuringiensis genome:
GTAAATAAACACCTAGGAATTTTGTATTGATTGGAAAATGATAATAATAAACTTTCCATAAGAGTTGGAGAGTCTTACTATAATTAGTAAGTAGGGAATAGTCTCTTATGGTTATGGTGGAGGTTTTTCGTTTGAATTTGAGAAAGAAGAGTGATTATAGAATGCGAAAATTTTCGAAAATAATGATATGTATTGGTGCGTTAATAATGATTATGCTAGGTATGATTGTACATGATACGTGGAAGGATAGAATCTATTTTTCTTTAGCAGTACTGTTTGTCACTGCACTTTCTTTATTATGGAATATAGTTGTTCAAAATCTCATGGGAAAAATCAATAAAAAAGGAGAATAAATAACTATGAAAATTTTTCTAATTGGAACAGTTATTAAAATAGAGGATATAGAACACCTAATTATGATAATTGGAAGATAGGTAAAAATAAAATAAGCCATCCGTTTGGACAGCTCATTTACATAATTCTCGTTATTGGAAGTGAAAATTATTTGATAAAGTAACCCCAATAACTTATTACTACAAGTATTAAAGATAATACTGTATAAATAATAGATCCTATTAAAATAGGATCTACACGTAATTCAAATTTTTCTTCCTCTACTTTAATACCCAATCTAGCTTGAGTTTGAAGGCGAACACTGTTGCTAGAAAATCCACCTTTACTGCTAAAGTAATATGTAATAATAACAAAACATATTCCAGCGAAGAAAGTTAAATCAATAAAACTCCATTTTAAGATCTTAGATAGTTTATATACAATCTCAGCTTCAATTATTATAGTTACAAGTAATCCTAATCCTTTTTTCATGTAATCAATCCTTTTGTATTCTCTAATTATTTCGACATTTATCACTTATAATCATTTTATCATGTGATAAGAAGAAAAAACGAGGGATTTTTATTGTATATTGTGTTCATACTCAATTAACATAACGTCTCATGATTGGTAGCAAGCACACAAGGAGAAACCCTATCCTCAAAAGGAATCTGCCTTTTTCTTTTTATATAATTTTATGGAACTTTTTATGTATTTCTATCCTAGCTTAGGTTTTAGTGTTCTCGTTTGTTACTGCATTAGCAAAAAAACTGTATGAAATCTTGCCGGCTCTTAACGTGGCTTTTTCAAAAATACTGGTGATTTCCTAAGAGTGTGTGCTCCTCATCAGTTTAATCTTGTAGGAAATTTAATGATGTTACTCCGCAATTGCATAATGCGCTCTACATCATCTAGTGAAACAAGTTTCATTTTTTTATGAATTGGTGTGTTAGGTAAGTTGTTGTCATCCAGACATTCACAAAAATGCATTTCATTTTTAGCACCTAGCTGTATATTTGAAACAGTTTCAAATCGTTCAATAATAGTTGTGACTTACCAGAGAGTTCCAGCGGCTTATATGCGGAAAGAAGTGCCTCATAATGAGAGGTAACAAATTCTTCTTTACTATAGGGTATAAATGAATCATGGAAGCGGAGTAAAATTGACTTTAATGGTCCATTCCTTTTAAATATCCCCACAGATCTTGAAGTTTGTTTCATAACCGAAAGATTCTATATCTCCAATAATAAATAAGTTAAGAGCAACTTTTTCTTTTAGGTAAGCGAAGCGAATACTTGTTCATGATTTTTCATTGTTAATTTTCGTATCAGCAATGAATCAATACCTTTTTATTTTTCTGAATATTACAACTTAAGTTTTTTGAAATCAATATAAAATTTTATGTTTAGTTCACAAACTTTCGGAAAAACTAGGAAAGATATGACAAAGGAGGTTATGAACGGTGGAACATCCAATTCAAGGGTTAATGAAAGCAGCAATGGAAAATTTAAAAGAAATGGTCGATGTAAATACGATTGTTGGAGAGCCTGTTCAAACGGCTGACGGTGGCGTAGTGTTAACAGTTTCTAAAGTAGCGTTCGGTTTTGGAGCAGGAGGTTCTGATTTCCAAACGAATGATGGGCAAAGAGCGAACGGTAACCCTGCATTTGGTGGCGGTAGCGCGGGTGGTGTTTCTATTACACCAGTAGCATTTCTTGTGGTGAATAAAGATGGAGTAAATATTCTTCATTTACAAAATGCGACACATTTAGCGGAAAAAATGATTGAATTAGCTCCACAAACAATCGATAAAATTCAATCGATGTTCCAAAAAGATGAAAAGAAAGAGGGAAATCATCACCCTCAAAACCCAGATGAAATCCTTTAAAAACGCCTGCTCGCGAGCAGGTGTTTTTTCTTGTAATCACTATGTAATAAAACTCATGAAATTGTAAATAGTTTTTGAAGTTTTTTCTATGTTTCTAAAATTTTTCATGTTAAAATATGCTATAGAATTGAAACATATAAAACGAAGGTGGCTAGGTGCTTTGTCTGGAGGATCTGACCAAGTAAAGAATATGATATATATTAATGGTAATCGTCGAGGTCATTGTTTTATTACATCAGGAATTACGTTTAAAGAGTTTGCAAGTAACATCCCTTCACCGCTCCATCAAGTGTTGCTTTTGAAGCATAACTTTGAATGGACAGATTTTCATTATCATACTTTATTTGAATATGTTGAGGAAGAAAATATACATAAGTTAATTCAAGCAGAGATTGATGAATTTGATGAATTTTGTTGGGTAGATTTTGATGATGCAAGCGATTTAGATGAATTAGAGCCAAAAGAAATTGCAGAGCTTTTATATTTGGCTCACAAAAAAGAACCACTTGCAAGAACATTCTTTCCGTTATTGAAAAATAGATTTGTTTATTTTTCACATGATGATGGATGGTACAACAAAGTGTATTATCGTAGAATTGCTGACTTTGTAGGGATGTTAAGTAAAGTCATTCCTTATAAACTCGGTGCTTTCGGTAAGAAACGTTTTACTTTCTTCCAAAAATCAAAAATTTTCCCAGCGATTTCAA
This genomic interval carries:
- the ytfJ gene encoding GerW family sporulation protein gives rise to the protein MEHPIQGLMKAAMENLKEMVDVNTIVGEPVQTADGGVVLTVSKVAFGFGAGGSDFQTNDGQRANGNPAFGGGSAGGVSITPVAFLVVNKDGVNILHLQNATHLAEKMIELAPQTIDKIQSMFQKDEKKEGNHHPQNPDEIL